A genomic region of Dehalococcoidales bacterium contains the following coding sequences:
- the dnaK gene encoding molecular chaperone DnaK translates to MAKAIGIDLGTTFSCMAVMEGGEPTVIPNAEGNRTTPSVVAVSKNGERLVGQVAKRQATTNPDNTIYSIKRFMGRKWNDPAGRELPVGEDAKRKTYKISQAANGDVRVAMGGKDYSPPEISAMILQKLKTDAEAYLGEKVTEAVITVPAYFNDSQRQATKDAGEIAGLKVLRIINEPTAASLSYGLDKKGDETIAVYDLGGGTFDISILEIGDGTFQVKSTAGDTHLGGDDFDQRIVDWLIEEFKKDQGIDLSKDKMALQRLREAAEKAKCELSTVQQTDINLPFITADASGPKHLNFNLTRAKLEQMVADLVDKTMEPCKQALKDAGKTSAQVDEVILVGGQTRMPLVQQKVTEFFGKEPHKGVNPDEVVAIGAAIQAGVLKGDVKDVLLLDVTPLTLGIETLGGVMTPLITRNTTIPTSKSQVFSTASDNQPSVEIHVLQGERSMANDNRTLGRFMLDGILPAPRGVPQIEVTFDIDANGILNVGAVDKGTGKQQKITITSSSGLSKDEVEKMKKEAELHASEDGKRKEEIEIRNIADNLAYTAEKTLKEQKEKIPGELAQELETKIGAVKTALQGQDVEAIKSAQQELSDVMQKVGSAVYQQQPAGSAEAGQGAEEPAPESGDGKSDEGTVEGEYREV, encoded by the coding sequence ATGGCAAAAGCAATTGGTATAGATCTGGGAACGACTTTCTCCTGCATGGCAGTGATGGAAGGCGGGGAGCCAACCGTAATTCCCAATGCAGAAGGTAACAGGACTACTCCTTCTGTGGTGGCAGTTTCCAAAAATGGAGAAAGATTGGTTGGCCAGGTTGCCAAACGTCAGGCGACTACTAATCCGGATAATACAATATATTCCATCAAACGTTTTATGGGGCGTAAATGGAATGATCCCGCCGGCAGGGAGTTGCCAGTTGGGGAAGACGCCAAGCGCAAAACCTATAAAATATCCCAGGCTGCTAATGGCGATGTTAGGGTAGCTATGGGAGGTAAGGACTACTCACCACCCGAGATTTCGGCTATGATCCTGCAAAAACTCAAGACAGATGCGGAAGCGTACCTGGGGGAAAAAGTTACTGAAGCGGTAATAACTGTTCCGGCATATTTTAATGATTCGCAACGCCAGGCAACCAAGGACGCAGGTGAAATTGCCGGCTTGAAAGTACTGAGGATAATCAACGAGCCAACAGCTGCATCGTTATCTTATGGTTTGGACAAGAAAGGCGATGAGACAATAGCTGTTTATGACCTGGGTGGCGGTACATTTGATATTTCTATTCTGGAAATCGGAGACGGTACTTTCCAGGTAAAGTCAACCGCTGGCGATACCCACTTGGGTGGTGATGACTTCGATCAAAGAATTGTTGATTGGTTGATCGAAGAGTTCAAGAAAGACCAGGGGATCGATTTGAGCAAGGACAAAATGGCTCTTCAGCGCCTGCGTGAGGCCGCCGAGAAAGCAAAATGCGAGCTTTCTACTGTTCAGCAGACTGATATCAATTTGCCGTTCATTACTGCCGATGCTTCTGGCCCCAAGCACCTTAATTTTAATTTGACACGGGCAAAGTTGGAACAAATGGTAGCTGACCTGGTTGATAAAACCATGGAACCCTGCAAACAGGCACTCAAAGACGCTGGCAAAACCAGCGCCCAGGTTGATGAGGTAATCCTGGTTGGCGGTCAAACTCGTATGCCCCTCGTTCAACAAAAAGTAACTGAGTTCTTTGGCAAAGAGCCCCACAAAGGGGTTAATCCGGATGAAGTCGTTGCTATAGGAGCTGCGATACAGGCGGGTGTGTTAAAGGGTGATGTGAAAGATGTTCTACTGCTAGATGTAACGCCGCTTACCCTGGGCATTGAGACTTTGGGGGGAGTCATGACTCCGCTTATTACCCGTAATACGACCATTCCGACTTCAAAGAGCCAGGTATTCTCTACTGCCTCGGATAACCAGCCCAGCGTGGAGATACATGTATTACAGGGTGAGAGGTCAATGGCAAACGATAACCGTACACTCGGTCGTTTTATGCTGGATGGAATTCTGCCAGCCCCCAGGGGTGTTCCCCAGATCGAGGTTACGTTTGATATCGATGCGAATGGTATTTTAAATGTAGGTGCTGTAGATAAAGGAACCGGAAAACAGCAGAAGATCACCATTACTTCCTCCTCAGGTTTATCCAAAGATGAAGTTGAAAAAATGAAGAAAGAAGCCGAGCTTCATGCCAGTGAAGATGGTAAACGGAAGGAAGAAATAGAGATCCGTAATATTGCTGACAACTTGGCGTATACTGCTGAAAAAACATTAAAAGAGCAAAAGGAAAAAATTCCCGGAGAGCTTGCCCAGGAGCTTGAAACCAAGATCGGGGCAGTTAAAACTGCTTTGCAGGGACAAGATGTAGAAGCGATAAAGAGTGCCCAGCAGGAGCTTTCCGATGTGATGCAAAAGGTAGGTTCAGCCGTGTACCAGCAACAGCCTGCAGGCTCAGCTGAGGCCGGTCAGGGTGCAGAAGAACCGGCACCTGAGAGTGGGGACGGTAAATCTGATGAAGGCACCGTTGAGGGGGAATACCGGGAAGTATAG
- the dnaJ gene encoding molecular chaperone DnaJ, with protein sequence MAKRIMAVKRDYYEVLGVPKNATPEEIKKAFRRLAKEHHPDRNHEEGSADRFKEVNEAYEVLSDEDKRNAYDRFGHAGSGAQDFNGFGGFGFNGFGDIFDAFFGASTEAETAPRPGSDIHARVTLAFEEAALGCEKEITIDRVVSCSHCHGSRSEPGTKTSRCPDCDGRGRVQRVQQSLFGRFTNIVTCPRCGGEGRIIDQPCSECRGSGKERRKNTLKVTFPAGIDNGNAIRLTGEGNVGDRGGHYGNVYITAEVLPHKYFRREGFNVHYDLEINFAQAALGCEVEVPTLYGNEKVKVPSGTQSGTVFKLKNKGIRRLQRSGQGDQLVNLRILTPDKLNKEQKKLFEQLLESFNGGKPVKRKAKS encoded by the coding sequence ATGGCTAAGAGAATTATGGCAGTTAAAAGAGATTATTACGAAGTTCTGGGAGTACCGAAAAACGCTACCCCTGAAGAAATTAAAAAAGCCTTCAGGCGTCTGGCCAAGGAGCACCACCCTGATCGAAACCACGAGGAAGGCTCGGCAGACCGTTTTAAAGAGGTTAACGAAGCCTATGAAGTGCTTTCTGACGAAGACAAGCGCAACGCTTACGATCGTTTTGGTCATGCCGGAAGCGGTGCCCAAGACTTTAATGGATTTGGCGGTTTTGGTTTTAATGGTTTTGGGGATATTTTTGATGCTTTTTTCGGGGCTTCCACAGAGGCTGAGACGGCTCCCCGGCCAGGTTCAGATATCCATGCTCGGGTAACCCTTGCATTTGAAGAAGCTGCCCTGGGTTGCGAAAAAGAAATCACTATCGATCGTGTTGTGAGCTGTTCACATTGTCATGGATCACGCAGTGAGCCGGGTACAAAAACGTCACGCTGTCCGGATTGTGATGGTCGTGGGCGTGTACAGCGTGTACAGCAAAGTCTGTTTGGCAGGTTTACCAATATTGTTACCTGCCCCCGGTGTGGAGGCGAAGGGCGTATCATTGATCAGCCTTGTAGTGAATGCCGCGGATCGGGGAAAGAACGCCGGAAGAATACGTTAAAAGTGACCTTTCCGGCAGGTATTGATAATGGTAATGCTATTCGGCTTACAGGAGAAGGAAATGTGGGTGACAGGGGAGGTCACTACGGTAATGTATATATCACTGCCGAAGTTCTTCCCCATAAATATTTCCGGCGCGAGGGCTTCAATGTTCACTATGATCTGGAAATAAACTTTGCCCAGGCAGCCTTGGGTTGCGAGGTCGAAGTTCCAACTCTTTATGGTAATGAGAAAGTAAAAGTCCCGTCAGGTACGCAATCGGGTACGGTTTTTAAACTAAAAAATAAAGGCATCCGCCGCTTGCAGAGGAGCGGACAGGGTGATCAGCTGGTAAATCTGCGGATTCTTACACCCGATAAGCTTAACAAGGAACAGAAAAAGCTTTTCGAACAACTCTTGGAAAGCTTTAATGGTGGAAAACCAGTTAAAAGAAAGGCGAAAAGCTAA
- a CDS encoding NAD(P)-dependent glycerol-3-phosphate dehydrogenase has product MQKIAIIGTTTWGMTLSYILANKGLSVCLWARTSEEAERVSREGFNSDKIQGIKFPRNLTVTANTEQALDKAEAVILAVPSQTMRTNIRTIKKHIKPPMLVISAAKGFELGSNKRMSEVVAEEIDRSLADRICVLSGPNLYREILKGLPASSVVAAQKDDVARKAQKLLATPNFSVFIQHDVVGVELGGALKNIIAIGAGMIDGFNYGDNAKAAFITRGLTEMSALSLAMGASPFTLSGLSGLGDLIATCASPLSRNHFVGYELSHGKTMDEIKQALGSEVSEGVTTTAAVWDIAQKLRLEMPITEGLYDILYRGTNAERILDGILGVEGRHELAGKRWNLFSFLKRTHKG; this is encoded by the coding sequence ATGCAAAAGATCGCTATTATCGGAACCACTACCTGGGGCATGACCCTGAGTTATATACTGGCAAACAAGGGTTTGAGCGTCTGCCTTTGGGCACGTACATCAGAAGAAGCCGAGAGAGTATCACGGGAAGGCTTTAATTCTGACAAAATTCAAGGTATTAAGTTTCCACGAAACCTTACTGTAACTGCAAACACTGAGCAAGCCCTGGATAAAGCCGAAGCAGTCATCCTGGCAGTTCCTTCCCAAACAATGCGAACCAATATCAGGACGATAAAAAAGCACATCAAGCCACCAATGTTGGTAATAAGCGCCGCTAAAGGCTTTGAATTGGGCTCAAATAAGCGCATGAGTGAGGTTGTTGCCGAAGAAATAGACCGTTCACTGGCAGACAGGATATGCGTATTGTCAGGGCCCAATCTTTACAGGGAGATACTAAAGGGATTGCCAGCCTCATCGGTTGTAGCAGCTCAAAAAGACGATGTAGCTCGCAAGGCGCAAAAATTGCTCGCAACTCCAAATTTTAGCGTGTTTATCCAGCATGATGTTGTTGGTGTAGAACTTGGCGGAGCACTTAAAAACATTATTGCTATTGGGGCTGGCATGATAGACGGATTTAATTATGGAGATAATGCCAAAGCTGCATTTATTACCCGTGGACTAACCGAGATGAGCGCCCTCAGCCTGGCGATGGGGGCAAGCCCATTCACGTTATCCGGTTTATCCGGATTGGGAGACTTGATCGCAACTTGCGCCAGCCCCTTGAGCCGCAATCATTTCGTAGGTTACGAGCTCAGCCACGGGAAAACTATGGATGAAATCAAACAGGCACTAGGTTCAGAGGTCTCTGAAGGAGTCACCACTACTGCCGCGGTATGGGACATCGCCCAGAAATTGAGGCTGGAAATGCCAATAACGGAAGGTCTTTACGATATCCTGTATCGTGGGACTAATGCTGAACGTATACTAGATGGCATTCTGGGTGTAGAGGGAAGACACGAATTAGCTGGCAAGCGCTGGAATCTGTTTTCTTTCCTGAAACGCACCCACAAAGGTTAG
- the plsY gene encoding glycerol-3-phosphate 1-O-acyltransferase PlsY — protein sequence MFKLILATLLGYVIGSIPWGLITGWLIAKVDIRQFGSGRTGGTNVLRTLGRKAFLVVALLDISKGAVSVLIAGALLGSGVISIGNSGLGAIFAQTLAGMAAVVGHVWPVFAGFRGGRGVATFFGALIAMCPPAGLFGGALLIVTALISGYASLGSITGIVGAYAMLVPLTLLCGYPLEYLFFALVGTVFIILAHHDNIKRLLAGKERRFNKREKLD from the coding sequence GTGTTTAAATTAATCCTGGCAACCTTGCTGGGATACGTTATAGGATCCATTCCCTGGGGACTCATCACAGGCTGGCTGATAGCCAAAGTAGACATTCGCCAATTTGGAAGTGGGCGCACCGGTGGCACCAACGTCCTCAGAACACTCGGACGTAAAGCATTTCTGGTGGTAGCCCTTCTGGATATTTCCAAAGGTGCGGTAAGTGTATTGATTGCCGGAGCATTACTTGGCAGTGGTGTGATTTCAATTGGTAACTCCGGGCTTGGTGCTATCTTTGCCCAGACGCTGGCAGGTATGGCAGCTGTTGTAGGCCATGTATGGCCAGTGTTTGCCGGTTTCAGGGGTGGACGTGGAGTAGCTACTTTTTTTGGGGCACTGATAGCAATGTGCCCTCCAGCCGGCCTTTTCGGTGGAGCACTTCTGATTGTAACAGCCCTGATATCCGGTTATGCTTCTCTGGGTTCCATCACAGGGATCGTCGGTGCATATGCGATGCTGGTTCCACTCACCCTGCTTTGTGGTTATCCCCTGGAATACCTCTTTTTTGCCCTGGTGGGGACCGTGTTTATAATCCTTGCTCATCATGATAATATCAAACGCCTGTTGGCAGGCAAGGAAAGGCGTTTTAACAAAAGAGAAAAATTAGACTAG